GAGGGGCCTCACGGTTCTCCGCTCGAGGAGTTCACCCTCCGACATTCATCATATtaatagaagagaaaaaaagaataaaataaatatatgatgccaATACAAGGCATATAAATAACATATTTGGCctcctaatttattaaataacaacAAGATTCATATATTAGCAGGCTCGTTGGAAGCTCGAGTTCGGCTCGACAAAGCTCGTGAGCTTTAGGAGAGGCTCGGGCTCAGCTCGTTtgaagctcgagccgagctcgaatcaAGCCTAGGACGagtcgagctcgagcagctCGCGAGTCTCGAGCTTTTTTGATAGCCCTAGGTGAATGTGATCGATCGACGCCGAGTCCATCCTGATACCTTGCAGGTGTGCTTCAGCTGACGACGATACCTTGGAGTAGTTTTTAATTGCTACAGCTTCTGATATGATCCCTAGCTCTTTCAGATACTACCTATGTTCTAAAATACGTATAAAATAAACTTATGTCATGTATTTGAagctaaaagttgctatattttaacaAAGGGTAGTAGTTTAGTTTTTGgtttaaattttgataataaaaactatataatataTGAAATATACTAGAATTTCAaagcttaaaaaaaattcaatttctTCGCATTTTCATCTACTCTTTTTGAAAATCTCCAACTCTTCAGACATGACCTTTCGTGGTCCTGGATGTACGGCCGCGCTGACGCCGTACACTCCAATTAGCTAGGCATTCGTCAATCCCGATGATAAACTTGATCTAATCACCTTAAGGTACTACTACGACTTCCAGCCCATCTTGACATCTTCAGATATAAGCTGATCTCAACTCTGAAACTTGTTTAGATCGGCAAGGAATTCTTCAGACAGCCAACCTACCAGCTGCTATCTAGCTTAATTGGTCCTTCAATTACAACGTTAATTAATTATCGGTACCTCTCTAAATTATATCTGAAAACCAGATCAATGTACCACGGCAGAATCTCCAAAAGCTGATAACGAAGAAGTGATCGATCATCGAGATCGTGCGCCCTCCCCTCACACGTTGTCTATGATTCTGAACATCTGATCGGACGCTGACATGTTGTTGATCTATTGATTAGCTATATAGTTATCATTAGTATCACAAATATCTGTGTTACTTTGtgagataaaaggaaaagagaaagagagctgGAGGAAGATATATATACTAGTACATCGAGTCTCATGGGTTTCATGATATTGTAGATTTGTAGTAATGATGCTCCTCTTCTCCCTTCTCTGCTGGACTTAATTTTTTCTTCAGCTAAAAGTGATGCCCCTGAAGAAACTTCCAGTTCAGCTTTCTCCTTTCTGGTGGTGAACATGTGAGCATCTTTCAGTTGGGCAGATCAAACTGAATGAAATGTAATGTAATCTTTGATCTTTCTACACTGCTAGTGGTGCTGTAAACATAGTTGGAAATTAAACAAGAGGTTGGAACAAAATTGGAGTTGGTAACTGTGGATAGGAGAAACGCCTAGGGgttttccggctagctccacaaggtggtgggctagacgacctgggttcgaagtctcaccccttctaattatttgatattaggtcttTCACTAATATTCGCGTAACTGTGAaccctcaccccttctaattatttgatattaggtcttTCACTAATATTCGCGTAACTGTGGGTAGAAGTTACTGAAGGATAAGCTGTGTTAGTGAATGTCTAAAAGATGTCTTTTATCATTCTTTTTTCTGACTATGCAGTAGAGGAGCTGAAAcacagaagaagaagacattTGTGCATATGTAGTGGGTGAAATGAAGAATTTGACAAGAATTACAATCATGTGAGCTTGATTGCTACTAGACATTTGACAGAGTTGGTGAAGCTTGACAGTCTTTCATAACTTGCAAAATGCTATTATTCTCTCATGAGGAGTGTTGCTTGTATGCTAATCAcatgttttgttgcttaatTAGTCTTTCCACCTTTGGACCACCTAAGTTGTCACAGGTAGTTTTCGGTATGCACAAGCAGCTCAAAAGTACTAAATATAACCGTTCTTTGATCCCATGTACATGTGAGCCAATCATTTTCAGCATTTCTAATTAGCAAATCCAACAACCATGATTTGGGGTGAGTCATGCACATGTACACCTACAACACTAACCTCTACAAAATTGTTTCTTTCCTCTCATCTTCAGGAAACCTAACCTtcacttctcttctcctcccttcATTCTGGCATCAGTTAAGATCGATTCAGATTATCAAAACACAGAAATTAATCATGCCATCCCGGTCGTCTTAATCCAGAAAAATCATACAGAGGAAGAATTCAGCAGAGATCTGAagatccttttctttttcttttaattcTTGAGATGGGATCTGAATAATCCTTAATGCAGACATGAATGATGAGAGTAATCTCAATGAGATGTCGTAATCCATTTGTTTTTCTGCTTGGTTTGCATTGGTGCGAGCCATGTACGGCTCCAGAAAAGGCATTGACAAAGATTACCTCGAAGTCTGAAATTAAACACATAAACACGCGAGAGCATGCGAGTTCGTGGAGCCCCTTTCGAGCTAGTTTATCTGATCCTTTCCCGAGATGAGGATCCCAACAACCGAACGAGAGGCCAAGAACAGCAACGATGGCAGCATCAGCCGTATCGACTACAAAATCAAATGGTCATAATGTATAATTTTGTGTATGATGGATTGATAGGGATGCTTGCTTGCTGCCCACTAGCAGATGATTTGCACAAACTGTCATGTGCAGATagatatataagaaaaaaaattgagctaAGAAAATCCCGAGGTTTTCTGTAGCTATGACTATATAAAATGTTGTTTCATTAAAACAGCGATAATTTGTGATGAATGTACGTTTGCATAATTGATCTTTAATTGGTAAAGAATTAATATAAAAATGGACTTGTCCGTACGTATTTAAttactgagcaatacttattCTTTTAAAAACATGTAATCTTGGACATAGATCTTGTCAAACTTTTAAGATTTCCGAGTTTCGAGATATCGTTATTAACTATTCAGTTGTGAAAAATGCTTTCTGTGATACAAGGCCGTGACAATATATGATCTGTTATCATATCGCCGCAAAATCTCCCTGACCGGAACTTGAAAGCTCAGCATATTCATACCAAGGATTCAAAATTGAACGGCAGGTATGGTATTTTATGTAATGACAAACTTGTACCCCATCGGTTTCGAAACATAGTAAATTAGAATCGGATGGGACATATCCCAATATTATAAATCTGGAGATAAGGCATTCATTTGTTTTtagattactatattttagagCGAAGGGAATACAAAATAAATGGCGTAGGTGCACAGCccctttaataaaaaaaaagcacgGAAAGACTGAATGGCATACCCCAGTGcaattatatcatattttagtAAATATCAATACATTTATTTTCAACTTTTACAAATCAGAATGCATTTGTTTCTCCACTGTTATAAACTCTAATATAATGATGGCTTAATATACTGAATTGTTTTGAAATAAATAGTATGTAAAAGGtggatttattttggaacagaagGAAGGAGTACTGCCACTATTATATACAGGAGAAATCTCTGTAGACACTACACTCCATTACAGTACACAGTTGCAACAGTTCTCCAGTACTTCCTCCTGCTGACACTGCTCTTCAGTCTTCGCTGTGCATCATTTGCAGATCGTCTGTTCCATCTATCGAAGACACGTACCATATGACTGCAGAATAAAAACATTATCTACTGGGCATGGAGGAACCCGTTTTTGCTGACCATTTCGCCTTCAGAAAAATCAGCacaattattatatatttaaacTAGAGCTCatgtgatttttctttttcaagctGAAAAAATCGTGTGAAGCTTCGTCCATccctaaataaattaaaaaatttcttgtgttttttttatggtgCTTTCGGATGATCTTCTCAACCAACGTGCCACATTTTCGCAGGAGGgagaaattcttttttttttgtcaacggTCAACACTAACCACCAGCAACTGAAACTCTAATTTCGTCAAAAGATGAGGTCCTTTTTGCAAAAGAGAGTAGTAGCCACCAGAAGTATAAATTTTCGTATGCTTTTCCTGCCATTTCTGCcgcgccatctctctctcttgcgcCTTCTCCGACTCGGACTCCGACGAGCagaagccggcggcgaggtctccGGCGAGGGCGAGATGGGGTCGCTGATGTCCTGCATCTCCGGGCAGGcaccgtcggcgtcgccgccgccggtggcgaagcggcggtcatccgtgtcgtcgcgccgcggcggcggcggcggaggcgccaaGGCGGTGGCCATCGACGAggaggcgctggcggcggcggcggcgctggtgctgGGGCAGAGGAGCTCGTTCGGCGGAGGCgggggtggaggcggaggcgcgttCGAGCGGTCGGCGTCGGTGCGGTacgcggcgaggcggcagcagcagcagcagggcccgccgctgccgaggaGCTCCAGCACGCGCCCCCGCTCCCTCGCCGACCCGGAGCTCCACCCGCAGCAGCTTCTCGCCAAGGTATCtatccccttctcctctcttGCGTCCCCGGGCTCGCACTGGCGTTGcgtgcgcgcgtgcgccgccgcgtgGAATTTTCGGCGCCGTACTCTTTTGACTTCTCCTGTTCTTCCCCCAATCTCGTCGTTGGGCGTACGGGAGCTTCGCGGTTGAAATCTCGCGTCTTCCTCGTGGCTCTGCGTACTCCTTTGGTTGCAGATTGCTCCTCCGCTTCTCATCTCCCCGATTCACTGTACTGAGTAGTACTGAACGGCTTAATTCGTCGATTTTTCTTCCTCTGATTTGGTTACCGTCTACCTGAATCGAGTCCGCTGCGTCCTTCCATCTCGCTCAGCTTGCTTCTATGGCGATTGGCAATTCGGAGTACCAACTGCCAAGTAATAGCAGTTGTGCTTCGCGGTGTGACACTGGCTGGCAAGTGGGGCCCACAAAGATGTAGGTCCCATGCGTCAGAGGGCCCAGGTTGCCGAAGTGAAATGAAATGAATGATCCATTGGATCAATTTGAGCAGGATGTGAAATGATTTCAGATAGTTACTACCTTTTCTTTGACTAGAGTTTCAGTTCTATCCTGGTTGGTGATGGCCTGCTGTTCCATCCAGAGAATCGCCTAATTCTTCGTAATGTGCATGTGGATGAAGTGGGATCAAAGAGAATTGCAATTATAATTTTCCTATCTACAAGAAAGATCTTTTAAGTATCTTTGGGACCCGATGAATCATTAGTCATGTGAACAGGTTGGACAACGACCTGACATTGATTTGGTAAAAGATTTAATAGCAAGCAGGAAATTTCAGTTGTGTGGGTGATAATAATACATATCTGGGTCTGTTTCAGAAGCCCTTTCATGGATAGAGGGCAGTTGAATTCGGTTGTTTTTTATTGTTTCCAGGGAAATTTTCTTGTCGCGTGCATTCATTTTTTGTAGAGTTTGGACAAAGGGTTAGCAGAACACCCAACCTGTGCAATGGTGGGGAATCCTGAATTTCTTTACTTCAAGTTGTTTTTAGTCCTGATACATTCGTGTTGTTCAGTTCTGTTGTTACCAGGATTGGCTTTGTCATAACTGGAAATGGCTGCTGGCGTGGAAAACTAAGCTATCGCGACTTTTATACCTGCATTAGTAACTAATAAGAAAATAAATCCCTAAGCTAATCTTGACTAGCAACTAGTAGTATGACTAGTAAGAACATACCAGCCTGCTAGGAAAGCACGGTTGACTGGGAAgtttttgtttgatattttcaaTGTCACCTGTCACTTGGTCAGTTAGTTGATGAAGGCGTATGATGGCAGTACTTGTACGACGAATTAGCACCTTGTTTGACTGTTCATTGGTCTCATTGTTTTTCTAGcacttgtgacttgtgagaCCCAGAAAAATATCAATCCCGCAGTTTCGACTTCAGAAAACTGGAAGTGCACATACACATAATAATTAGTTTTGTCAGCTCTTGAGCTTTTGTGTTTGATGATTCTACTATTGATGGACTTCATTTTTAAGTATGTTTTAACTTGGTTATCAGAActccatatttttctttttaatctcAGTTGCTGCTTGAGCAATACTGATGTTTCAATTTGTGTTTGTCCTGTTGCATAATGTTCAGTCTCTGTTACGTGCATGTAATCACTACCACACTAACCAAAGGAATGCTTCTGAAACAGGATTTGAACACTAAAGATCTTGAAACCAACATCATTGTTCTTGTTCATGGAGGAGGTTTTGGTGCTTGGTGTTGGTACAAGACTATAGCACTTCTTGAGGATAGTGGGTTCAGAGTCAATGCTATTGACTTAACAGGTTCCGGGATTCATTCGTATGATACAAACAAGATTAGCAGTCTCACGCAGTATGCTGAGCCGCTTACATCTTACCTTAAAAGCCTAGGTGACAACGAAAAGGTTTGCTCTCTTCCATGTATTGATTCATGATGAGTTTGCACCATTGAAATAAGTGAACTTCCATTTCGGAGTATTTTAGTAGGCTATTACTAAGTGCTGTTTTACCCCTAACCAATTTCTATTGTCTATGCTGAATACTCTTTATGTCTTGAGTTTCTGACATTGCACTACAGCTTAGATAAAATATGCAAATAGGGGTCATAGTTACTTAGATTTTAGGTGAAATCCTGGAGAGAGCCCTGCTGAAATGGTTGCTCATTTCTTGTATCTTTGAACTTTACACATAATGGTAAATATTAATGTCTCCAGAAGCTCATAAATTTATATTACCAATGTTTGAACATGCTAATTCTAAGGACTTGGGTGTTTCATACAGGTCTCTGTAGCACCCTTTAGCCTGTAATGGTACATTTTACTCTGTGGGGATCATAATTCATTAGAGAAGTTTTGACACTGATGCAATTAGTTTCATGGCTATGTTTCAGAGCTTTAGCATCACTAAGTAGGTCCAATTGTAGTAATTTGAAGCTGGCTACTGCCTCACTATACTTCAATGTCTTTCTCAAATCTGATGATGGATAGGACGTTTATCATTTCTAATGGCTGCCAGAATATTCCTGTGCTATTCTGTGCATATGCCTCATGTTTTCTTGCAATTGTTTGAAATATTTTTGTTGGCACTAATGCTGATATTCTAAAGCAGCATAGGATTATTCTTCGAATAGATTTTTAATGTATAGTTCGATAAACATCAGAGTCCCTGTAATAATATGCATTTTGATTCTTTTGTTATTACACAGGTGATTTTGGTTGGACATGATTTTGGCGGTGCTTGTATATCCTACGCAATGGAGATGTTTCCATCAAAAGTTGCGAAGGCTGTTTTCCTTTGTGCAGCAATGCTGAAAAATGGGCATAGTACTCTTGATATGTTTCAACAACAGGTTCATTTCTATCACAGCATCAACACAAttttaaagataaaaggaataGAGCCAAAGTCTTCTGcattaaaatttatttgaatgaCAATACACTAATGCCTGTTCATTCTACCCATACAACACAGATGGATACAAATGGTACACTCCAAAGGGCGCAGGAATTTGTATATTCCAATGGCAAGGAGCAGCCTCCCACCGCTATCAATATAGAGAAGTCTTTACTGAAACATTTGTTGTTCAACCAAAGCCCCTCTAAGGTAGGTCTTGTTCAACCATCCCGATCATATCATGAAATCCTAGTTTTTTCAGAATTGGGTTCTAACAGTACATCATTGTGTTCTTGATTCTTGAAGGATGTATCTTTGGCTTCAGTGTCCATGAGACCTATCCCCTTTGCTCCTGTGCTGGAGAAGCTGGTCCTAACAGAAGAGAAGTACGGATCGGTGCGGCGATTCTACGTCGAAACCACAGAAGACAATGCCAttccacttcatcttcagcAAGGTATGTGCGACATGAACCCGCCCGAGAAGGTTCTTCGGTTGAAAGGCTCGGATCATGCCCCATTCTTCTCCAAGCCACAAGCTCTGCACAAGACCCTTGTAGAGATAGCAACCATGCCACCAGTCAAGGCATCATGAGAGCTGGGGTTTCTCCCTTCAGGTTTCAAGGCTGGTGACTGGCTGATTGCCATTGTTGTGCAGTTGCTTCTTGTATGTAATATGTTGAGAATGGGGGTGTAATGCTTGAGCCAAGATGTTATGGCTTGGAGGTCGTTTATACAGGATGTTTGTCACAGAGGCTCACTGCGTAGCAGCAGAGTAGGGGAGCTCTGATTTTCTATACATGGTGAATCACATCCTCCCAGTGCAGACTGACCTGGAGAAATTGCTAAGATGAAAGATGACGTCGAGAAAATTGCTAGATGAAAGCTGATGAAGTTCCTTTCATCCTTTGTTGTGTTGATCTTTGTCATCTGCTGTTACCATCAACAATTGATGCATGCATATACAATATAAGTAACTTTTCAAATTATATTAGCGGAAATCATGTTAAATCGGCATAAAGGTTGTGGGGCGGCTGATTGGCGTATCTGCACCGGATGTGGGTTTAAATAAACGGAGCTAGCTAGGTGGCACTGTAGCTCATGGACCACTTAAGATTTGACTCAAAgttagaagaagagaagaacaaTAGTAGATATATTGCCTAACATGATTACATGATAAAAAAACATAGTGAATCACCTTTTCTCTTCTAAATTCTAGCTACACCACTACCGAGCTATGAAGCTTGGCTTTGCATGCGTGGGCCTATTGGGCCTTATTGGCCTAATAGGTAAAGAACATTTTTTAAAGTATTTTCCAGTTAAGTGATTTAGAATAATTGAAGTTATCCAAAATTTGTGTTTCAAAAgttatttttatagatttttatttttttatttcaatttttagtCTGTTTGAAATACTTTCCAAATTCGAATAATTTATTGTAATAGAATTTTTCAACTTAAAGTttcattttgaattttaaaaaaatcgaatACTTTTTTCTAAAGatctaaaactttcaacttaaaatttttaaCTTCCAACCTAATTGTTTTTAAAATCTAccaaaaatttgaaagttttttaactCGAATTATGAAACTTTTTAGTCTAGATTTAAAACGTTCAACACCACatttttaaactttcaactcaactaTTGTCCAATTAATAAGTTTAGCGCTAAGAGCGTCTTAGAGACATGCACGGGCCACGGGGTGCGCGACCTGCGCCCCTGGATGGTGCCTGGTGGGCTTTAGCACAATCCACCAAGGAAGAGCAGGCCGTCCTTTACAGGCTGGGCCGCTTGTGGACACCGGGTCCTCAAGAAAGATCCTGACCGTCCATTCTCATGCCCTACGATCGGACAGCCGTTAATTAtgctcttattttctttttcgtGGAAGTAGCagtaaatttagaaataaatttaGGATCGAAATAACCGAAATTTCAAACATATTGGATATAAATAGTAGTTACATTCACTCAATAGTTGCCATTTggtagtagatttttttttttttttgctttaggACATTCATAGTTTTCTAGATATTACTTTGCCCAATAATGTATAATCTATGTATCTATACATATTGTAACAATATTATGTTTGTGTAAGTATTTTTTTATGCAACTCTATGGTCTATACATATAACAATTTTCATGTATTTGTACCCTATACTATTTAACATGTTAGCAGTGGTGGTGTCCATTCCCATACCACCCCTAGCGCTGAAATTTGGACCTCACATTCTATACTATTACACCATTTTTTAACTAGTCATCTCCTATTTTATTATTGGCTctattcaaattttaaaatcacctacttgtttaataaaaattatagtGCTACTTGGATTAAATGAGTGCTTATTAATTGATTTATAAGGTAGAAACTCAATTTTTTTCCATTGTAACGCAGGCCCTCTAGGCTAGCTAGTCCAGTTAAACATTAATTTGAAGAGATATACAGTTGAGTGCTTGCTTTATGTATCTTTTGGAGGTACTACATACATGATTACATAAGTTGTTCAAAATAAACTGATAAGCAGATTGGCAATGGCAGAGCTTGAATTAACAGAAGGACAGGGGGTTCAATCTGATGTATTAATATGGGCCAATGTGGGTTGCGAATGCAGCTTTGCTTCAGATTAATTTTTATGAGGAAAATTGTAGTGTTTTGCTTCTCAAACCGCTCCTGTCTTCCACTTAGACTTGTAATTTCACTTCTGACTTTTTCGATGTTTCTCTGTACCAGTACCTGTGCGATCTAAACAATTGTGTCAGTATGTAGTGAGCAGCCTTAACAAAACTGTTATCACAGTGTGACACATTATAATTGTCTTCCTTTCCTGAGTATATGTGGTCTTTTGGTTTGAATGTAGATGTCAGATTTAATTCATTTCTAAAGAAAATGTGGTCTTCTAGCAACAAGCTAGTTGAGAAAGATGGTGAATTAAAGCTAATTTTCAATCTCTCAAGAAAGTAAACCATATGATCATCCATAATTTCCTCTTAATACGATGATATAAATCTCCACTTAAGCTTCTAAATATACCATTAATTATTTATGAGTACTCATTTTTTGTTTCGGCCAATTCATAGCCGCTGCTACTCATTATTTATGAGAGTATATATAGCTAGCTTGCATCTAGTGATATGATCGAGCTAGCATTCGAGCCACAGCTCAAAACGAGGCCAAGATCATACGCGTCGCCGGATCATTCCCACACGTGTGAGAAttgaacccaaaaaaaaaagagtacggTATTTGCTAGTGCAGCTAAAAGCTACGAATTGAATATGATATCGATATTGTGTAGAGTATGGACGATACATGGAATCTCATCTCATCTGATCATCATGATCTCCTGGATGAAAATACAATGTACATGAATAGAGAGAGGGCTTTTGGTTTTGGGTGGAGAAATGGAGCAACACTCCTTGACATTTGAGCcccatcttataatatgaattcaatgaaaaaaaatggaaaggagAATAGAGCCACGTGGCAACACCGACTTCGCGGAAGAGGCTCGACGAAACGATCTTGTGCGTGCGCGTGCAGCGATCTAGGAACGCTCTTGCGTGCGTGAGTGCACGGGCCACCGGGTGTCCAGAAGTTTCTTCGTGAATATATCGATCGAGCAATTAGGCCCATGGACCATGGCTCAGCAGGCCGTGCGATGGCACAAGAACATGTTGGGtgatttaggccttgtttagtttctaaaacaaaaacttttcacccatcacatcgaatgtttagaaaTATGtgtggagtattaaatgtgaaaaaaaaactcaattacacagtttgcatgtaaattgcgagacaaatcttttaatcctaattgcaccatgatttgacaatgtggtgctacagtaaacatttgctaatgatggattaattaggcttaataaattcgtctcgcggtttcctgacggaatctataatttgttta
The window above is part of the Oryza sativa Japonica Group chromosome 7, ASM3414082v1 genome. Proteins encoded here:
- the LOC4343839 gene encoding putative methylesterase 11, chloroplastic gives rise to the protein MGSLMSCISGQAPSASPPPVAKRRSSVSSRRGGGGGGAKAVAIDEEALAAAAALVLGQRSSFGGGGGGGGGAFERSASVRYAARRQQQQQGPPLPRSSSTRPRSLADPELHPQQLLAKDLNTKDLETNIIVLVHGGGFGAWCWYKTIALLEDSGFRVNAIDLTGSGIHSYDTNKISSLTQYAEPLTSYLKSLGDNEKVILVGHDFGGACISYAMEMFPSKVAKAVFLCAAMLKNGHSTLDMFQQQMDTNGTLQRAQEFVYSNGKEQPPTAINIEKSLLKHLLFNQSPSKDVSLASVSMRPIPFAPVLEKLVLTEEKYGSVRRFYVETTEDNAIPLHLQQGMCDMNPPEKVLRLKGSDHAPFFSKPQALHKTLVEIATMPPVKAS